From a single Fulvivirga ulvae genomic region:
- a CDS encoding MBL fold metallo-hydrolase, with protein MQHNKICSTCGTHYTEIPADGICTICKDDRQYLPEGGQKWTTPAELDKHHGVRISKVGENIYELVVIPKFAISQRALLVLSAEGNILWDCVPLLNEPAIEFIRSKGGLKAIAFSHPHYYSNMNDWAAAFDCPVYIHRSDQQWIVNHGPNIRLWSGEEEHLWEGIRIINIGGHFPGSSILHVPNLSALGTIFSGDTIHLSPSMRHLSVMYSYPNQIPLPRTEMKRIKKRFENIQFDALYGVYGYQNLTVGAREVLHESLERYLV; from the coding sequence ATGCAACACAACAAAATATGCTCCACCTGCGGTACGCACTATACAGAGATACCGGCCGATGGCATCTGTACAATCTGTAAAGACGACCGGCAGTATCTGCCTGAAGGCGGACAAAAATGGACAACACCTGCTGAACTTGACAAACATCATGGTGTCAGGATATCAAAGGTAGGTGAGAACATATACGAGTTGGTGGTGATACCTAAATTTGCCATAAGCCAACGTGCATTGCTGGTGCTTTCGGCTGAGGGCAATATACTCTGGGACTGTGTTCCATTGCTCAACGAACCTGCGATTGAGTTCATCCGCTCAAAGGGAGGATTAAAAGCAATTGCTTTTTCTCATCCGCATTACTACAGCAACATGAATGACTGGGCAGCCGCTTTTGATTGCCCCGTTTATATCCATAGAAGCGATCAGCAATGGATAGTGAACCATGGACCGAATATCCGGCTATGGAGTGGGGAAGAAGAACATCTATGGGAAGGCATCAGGATCATCAATATTGGAGGGCATTTTCCAGGAAGCAGTATCCTCCATGTGCCGAATTTGTCTGCATTGGGTACTATATTCAGTGGTGATACCATACATCTTTCACCGAGTATGAGGCACTTATCAGTTATGTATAGCTATCCTAACCAAATACCACTGCCTCGTACAGAAATGAAGAGGATCAAAAAGCGTTTCGAAAATATTCAGTTCGATGCACTGTATGGTGTTTATGGTTACCAGAACCTGACGGTGGGTGCCCGGGAAGTATTGCATGAGTCATTGGAGCGGTATCTGGTTTAG
- a CDS encoding EamA family transporter — protein MKVLKSIAFRSRGITGANLSDRIPPQLYFVASAIFHYLGPSFAVLLFSRVSVDGVAWLRIASAALVFAIWRRPWRVFRKNSRHVNHLIITLGITFALMNYSFYYAIHSLPLGTVAAIEFLGPVILALIGTKTLRNFIALIFTVTGVWFLTDVRIHGEPEGFLWAFASAMFFTVYIIIAHRLAVADSETKPVDRLGAAMLVAAVIITPLGIRGAIPAFTDTVALLAGIGVGLSSSVIPYVLDQLAMTKLSRATYALFVALLPATAVIIGIVVLGQIPTWIEAVAVVVIIGGVLIVQDKKAVK, from the coding sequence ATGAAAGTACTCAAATCAATTGCATTCAGATCAAGAGGTATTACAGGGGCAAACTTAAGTGACCGCATTCCTCCTCAGCTATATTTTGTAGCTTCTGCAATTTTCCATTACCTGGGCCCCTCCTTTGCGGTTTTGCTCTTTTCCAGAGTATCAGTCGATGGAGTGGCCTGGCTAAGGATTGCCTCTGCGGCGCTTGTCTTTGCTATCTGGAGAAGACCATGGAGGGTATTCAGAAAGAATAGCAGGCATGTAAATCACTTAATTATTACGCTAGGCATCACCTTTGCCTTAATGAACTATTCCTTCTATTATGCTATTCACAGCCTGCCATTAGGCACTGTAGCTGCCATTGAATTCTTAGGCCCGGTGATCCTTGCTTTAATTGGCACAAAGACTTTGAGAAATTTTATTGCACTTATTTTTACTGTTACCGGAGTTTGGTTTCTAACAGATGTTCGCATACATGGTGAACCTGAAGGTTTTTTATGGGCCTTTGCAAGTGCCATGTTTTTTACCGTTTACATAATTATTGCCCATCGGCTGGCCGTGGCCGATTCTGAAACCAAACCCGTTGACCGTTTAGGAGCTGCAATGCTCGTTGCCGCCGTCATAATTACTCCACTGGGAATCAGAGGAGCTATACCCGCATTTACCGATACTGTTGCCTTATTGGCAGGTATCGGAGTTGGGTTATCTTCTTCCGTTATTCCATATGTGCTGGACCAACTGGCTATGACGAAGCTATCGAGAGCTACTTACGCTCTATTTGTAGCTCTACTTCCGGCAACTGCTGTTATTATTGGTATTGTGGTTCTGGGACAGATTCCCACCTGGATTGAGGCCGTTGCAGTAGTGGTGATTATCGGCGGAGTGCTTATTGTTCAGGACAAAAAAGCAGTCAAGTAA
- a CDS encoding CGNR zinc finger domain-containing protein, protein MLNPGDYKGNYKLIGGLICFDFTNTVSWRETEHPHEWLDSFENFTKWAEITDILEKEQAKELLKTLQGSREDGERHLNKMIETREFLFNLFNHLVQEGSVRPDDLQRLGVSGQSIYNYQILAPSGSSYQWAWRNDISPLDKIHHTVIGSALEVITRHDLSRIKKCPSCQWLYMDMSKNKSRRWCTMEDCGNRHKVNAFNRSKKRQSKKS, encoded by the coding sequence ATGCTCAACCCCGGAGATTATAAAGGAAATTATAAATTGATTGGAGGCCTGATATGCTTCGATTTTACCAACACCGTAAGCTGGCGAGAAACAGAGCATCCTCACGAATGGCTTGATTCTTTCGAAAATTTCACCAAATGGGCAGAGATCACTGATATTTTAGAAAAAGAACAAGCGAAAGAGCTACTTAAAACATTGCAAGGGTCGAGGGAAGATGGAGAAAGGCATTTGAACAAAATGATAGAAACACGGGAGTTTTTATTTAATCTCTTCAACCATCTGGTTCAGGAAGGCTCTGTACGGCCAGATGACCTTCAAAGGCTGGGCGTGTCGGGCCAATCCATTTACAACTATCAGATACTTGCACCTTCAGGTTCCTCCTATCAATGGGCATGGCGAAACGATATTTCACCTCTGGATAAAATACACCATACCGTGATTGGGTCTGCTTTGGAGGTTATTACCCGGCATGACCTGAGCAGAATAAAAAAGTGCCCATCCTGCCAATGGCTCTATATGGATATGAGCAAAAACAAAAGCAGAAGATGGTGTACCATGGAAGATTGTGGCAACAGGCATAAAGTAAATGCCTTTAACCGAAGCAAAAAGAGACAATCAAAAAAAAGCTAA
- a CDS encoding BlaI/MecI/CopY family transcriptional regulator: MNELTKAEEPIMQVLWSLGKGYLKDIVDALPEPKPAYPTVSTVLRVMVKKKFIGYNTYGKVHEYYPLIKKEDYFKAKLKGMLTSFFENSWQGFATFFSNTDMSVEELEAIKAEIDKEIKKQNP, from the coding sequence ATGAACGAATTAACTAAAGCGGAAGAGCCTATTATGCAGGTACTTTGGAGCCTGGGGAAAGGTTATTTAAAGGACATTGTTGATGCATTGCCGGAACCTAAACCGGCGTATCCTACAGTATCAACCGTACTTCGGGTGATGGTGAAGAAGAAATTCATTGGTTACAACACCTATGGAAAGGTTCATGAATATTATCCGCTAATCAAAAAAGAAGATTACTTCAAAGCAAAGCTCAAAGGAATGCTGACCAGCTTCTTTGAAAACTCCTGGCAGGGTTTTGCTACTTTCTTTTCCAATACTGATATGTCCGTGGAAGAACTGGAGGCCATAAAGGCGGAAATTGATAAAGAGATCAAAAAGCAAAACCCATAA